The following proteins are encoded in a genomic region of Gossypium hirsutum isolate 1008001.06 chromosome D05, Gossypium_hirsutum_v2.1, whole genome shotgun sequence:
- the LOC107903589 gene encoding disease resistance protein At4g27190 — protein sequence MEYVEPVVGIANCLGTPVCKYLQYHRKLNNYVRNFKRIRDELNCKMEEIELQLKADLFRSLGKKPKQGVENWLKAVKEMIREAQVVENKVSNGRYLCRACNGKLVDEKTRELKEFLNNAPNASEGLAMDGPSGGLPLPTSELVGEEAARKEIWACLMQEEVSKIGVWGMGGVGKTTIIKHIHNDLLKEQRFERVIWVTISKEFNVMKVQDDIADALKLKEGWPRKGDKLRRAAILSKMLKNAGKHVLILDDVWDKVSLEEVGIPEPNGSNGCKLVLTTRSEHVCKYMGCKVIKVEPLSEEEALILFLSEVGPNMVQNQTLMPTLKLVVKECAGLPLTIVVIAGTLRGEVDPLIWKNTLRELKERIGKVKEAEDKVIESLKVSFNHLKDEKMQHCFLHCALYPEDYKIQKVGLIECWIEEGFIDDMSTRQEMKDKGHVILKKLEDNCLLENVSSETVKMHDAVRDMALSITRMNPRYMIQAGLQLEELPEKEQWSPDIEKVSLMYNSISEIFIDVLPTKCQLLTTLLLQFNLIKKIPYYFFTNMPCLRVLNLSYTVIESLPNSISELKNLTTLLLSGCFGLRDLPCLSMLQELKKLVLAGTKIEEVPDGMDMLIKLRYLDLAVHTLKEIPAGLLPKLVHLQHLGFHENNEKTSLKAEEMEPLKKLECFTGHFEDISEFNKFISSMQQSKKNLIKYRLQVGPSYVLATRDKTVTIGGVQNWEGELIMHPIEIQELNIIRCDYSRNLVDDNSSFKNAIDLRVCRISECEGIECVVSLSSFASSSAHPFQSLEVLYLLQLPKLSALIMNDAGIGSARTSTLAPSATFSHLKEITIFKCSSMKTLLPHWLLPNLQNLEEIWVSHCDELIEILGAATSEVEEKGSDALIKFHLPKLRELRLHKLPNLKSICSKSGVMVCDSLQLIHVLDCYKLKRIPPFVPLVGNGQPFAYAPPSLTITSRKEWWEWLEWDDHPNFKNVLRFYPEEDRYAFDDVRKRKGLVGKKDSAKERRKGMMEGRG from the exons ATGGAGTACGTAGAGCCTGTTGTCGGCATTGCAAATTGTCTCGGAACTCCTGTTTGTAAATATTTGCAATATCACAGAAAGCTGAACAATTATGTGAGAAACTTCAAGAGGATCAGAGATGAATTGAATTGCAAAATGGAAGAAATAGAGCTGCAATTGAAAGCAGATCTTTTTCGTTCTCTGGGGAAGAAACCAAAGCAGGGAGTTGAAAATTGGTTGAAAGCTGTGAAAGAGATGATTAGGGAAGCACAAGTTGTTGAAAACAAAGTCAGTAACGGGAGATATCTCTGTCGTGCTTGCAACGGGAAGCTGGTTGATGAAAAGACTCGAGAACTGAAGGAATTTCTTAATAACGCTCCTAATGCCTCTGAAGGTCTTGCCATGGATGGTCCAAGTGGTGGGTTGCCACTGCCAACATCAGAACTAGTTGGGGAGGAAGCTGCAAGAAAAGAGATTTGGGCATGTTTGATGCAGGAGGAGGTGAGCAAGATTGGGGTGTGGGGGATGGGCGGTGTGGGTAAAACCACTATCATAAAGCACATCCACAATGATCTTTTGAAAGAACAAAGATTCGAAAGGGTAATCTGGGTTACCATATCAAAGGAGTTTAATGTCATGAAGGTACAAGATGATATTGCAGATGCTTTGAAGTTGAAGGAAGGTTGGCCCAGAAAAGGAGACAAGCTCAGACGAGCAGCAATCTTGTCAAAAATGCTGAAGAACGCAGGAAAGCATGTTCTAATCCTAGATGATGTGTGGGATAAAGTCTCTCTAGAGGAAGTTGGGATCCCCGAGCCAAATGGTAGCAATGGCTGCAAGTTGGTGTTGACAACCCGTTCGGAGCATGTCTGTAAGTACATGGGTTGTAAGGTGATAAAAGTGGAGCCCCTTTCAGAAGAAGAGGCATTGATACTATTCTTGAGTGAAGTTGGACCTAACATGGTGCAAAATCAAACTTTAATGCCAACTTTGAAGCTTGTTGTCAAGGAATGCGCAGGTCTGCCTCTTACAATTGTCGTTATAGCTGGTACATTGAGAGGAGAAGTTGACCCTCTTATTTGGAAAAACACACTCAGGGAATTGAAAGAGAGAatagggaaagtgaaagaagcgGAAGATAAAGTGATCGAGAGTTTGAAAGTTAGCTTCAATCACTTAAAAGACGAGAAAATGCAGCATTGTTTCTTACATTGCGCATTATATCCTGAAGATTATAAAATTCAAAAGGTTGGGTTAATTGAGTGCTGGATTGAAGAGGGATTCATAGATGATATGAGTACAAGACAAGAAATGAAAGATAAGGGCCATGTTATTTTGAAGAAATTAGAAGATAATTGTTTGTTGGAAAATGTCTCGAGTGAAACAGTGAAAATGCATGATGCAGTGAGAGACATGGCATTGTCGATCACAAGAATGAATCCTCGATATATGATACAAGCAGGTTTGCAATTAGAAGAGTTACCAGAAAAGGAGCAATGGAGTCCGGATATTGAGAAAGTGTCACTTATGTATAACTCCATATCAGAAATTTTCATAGATGTGCTACCCACAAAATGCCAACTGCTCACAACCTTGTTATTGCAGTTCAACCTTATAAAGAAGATCCCATATTATTTCTTCACAAACATGCCTTGTCTTCGTGTTCTCAATTTGTCCTATACGGTGATCGAGAGTTTACCAAATTCCATCTCTGAACTAAAGAACCTCACAACATTGTTGCTTTCTGGCTGTTTTGGATTAAGAGATCTGCCTTGTCTTTCGATGCTTCAAGAATTGAAGAAGTTGGTTCTTGCTGGGACTAAAATTGAGGAAGTCCCGGACGGAATGGATATGTTGATAAAGCTAAGATATCTTGATCTTGCAGTGCACACTCTGAAAGAGATACCCGCTGGACTTTTACCAAAACTCGTTCACCTTCAGCACTTGGGTTTTCATGAGAACAATGAAAAAACAAGTCTAAAAGCAGAGGAGATGGAACCATTGAAGAAGTTGGAGTGCTTTACCGGACATTTCGAAGACATCAGTGAATTCAATAAGTTCATCTCCTCAATGCAACAAAGTAAGAAAAATCTCATCAAGTACCGGTTACAGGTGGGCCCATCTTATGTGCTTGCTACAAGAGATAAAACAGTAACAATTGGAGGAGTCCAGAATTGGGAAGGTGAGTTAATTATGCACCCAATTGAAATTCAAGAGTTGAATATTATAAGGTGCGACTATTCGAGAAACTTAGTCGATGATAATTCTTCCTTCAAAAATGCGATTGACTTGAGGGTTTGTAGGATTTCGGAGTGTGAAGGGATAGAGTGTGTTGTTTCCCTGTCCTCTTTTGCCTCTTCTTCCGCTCATCCATTTCAGAGCCTCGAGGTGTTGTATCTTCTACAGCTACCAAAGTTGAGTGCCCTTATTATGAATGATGCAGGAATTGGTTCAGCAAGAACATCAACATTGGCTCCGTCTGCCACCTTTTCCCATCTCAAGGAAATTACGATATTCAAATGCTCAAGTATGAAGACGTTGCTTCCACATTGGTTGCTTCCAAACCTCCAAAACCTGGAAGAAATTTGGGTGTCACACTGTGATGAGTTAATAGAAATATTGGGAGCAGCAACATCAGAAGttgaagaaaaagggagtgatgCATTAATCAAATTCCATCTTCCCAAATTGAGAGAATTGAGACTACATAAGTTACCAAATTTGAAGAGCATTTGCAGCAAAAGTGGAGTGATGGTTTGCGATTCTCTCCAACTTATCCACGTTCTAGACTGTTATAAACTGAAGAgaattcctccatttgttccccTTGTTGGCAATGGGCAGCCATTTGCATATGCTCCACCTTCTCTTACCATCACGTCAAGGAAAGAATGGTGGGAATGGTTGGAGTGGGATGACCATCCAAACTTTAAAAATGTTCTTCGCTTCTACCCCGAGGAGGATAG GTATGCTTTTGATGATGTTAGAAAGAGAAAAGGGTTGGTGGGAAAGAAGGATAGTGCAAAAGAGAGGAGAAAAGGAATGATGGAAGGAAGAGGTTAA
- the LOC107903588 gene encoding proline--tRNA ligase, cytoplasmic isoform X2 has translation MEMETKDEFTTREPEQAQVGSRGPRLVINEMVMRNFKSYASEQRVGPFHKVRAVRCDNGEKTDISRVFLVEQVKGMLDKIQQNLFDVAKQKRDACIEVVKTRDEFVKPEVEKDVKARTRGEMGAAKSLCTPFEQPELSEGETPFKERSWD, from the exons ATGGAGATGGAAACGAAGGATGAGTTCACGACTCGCGAGCCAGAGCAGGCCCAAGTGGGATCTCGAGGACCGAGGTTAGTAATTAACGAGATGGTGATGAGGAACTTCAAGTCTTATGCCAGTGAGCAGCGCGTCGGTCCCTTTCACAag GTGCGTGCAGTTCGCTGTGACAATGGAGAAAAGACTGATATCTCTAGAGTCTTTTTGGTTGAACAAGTAAAAGGAATGTTGGATAAGATTCAACAGAACCTATTCGATGTGGCAAAACAAAAAAGAGATGCCTGCATTGAAGTTGTAAAAACGCGGGATGAGTTTGTAAAACCT GAGGTGGAGAAAGATGTGAAAGCTCGAACAAGGGGTGAGATGGGAGCAGCTAAGTCTCTTTGTACCCCATTCGAACAACCTGAACTCTCAGAAG GTGAGACACCGTTTAAGGAAAGATCATGGGATTGA
- the LOC107903588 gene encoding proline--tRNA ligase, cytoplasmic isoform X1, producing MEMETKDEFTTREPEQAQVGSRGPRLVINEMVMRNFKSYASEQRVGPFHKVRAVRCDNGEKTDISRVFLVEQVKGMLDKIQQNLFDVAKQKRDACIEVVKTRDEFVKPEVEKDVKARTRGEMGAAKSLCTPFEQPELSEARVSKQHKLFS from the exons ATGGAGATGGAAACGAAGGATGAGTTCACGACTCGCGAGCCAGAGCAGGCCCAAGTGGGATCTCGAGGACCGAGGTTAGTAATTAACGAGATGGTGATGAGGAACTTCAAGTCTTATGCCAGTGAGCAGCGCGTCGGTCCCTTTCACAag GTGCGTGCAGTTCGCTGTGACAATGGAGAAAAGACTGATATCTCTAGAGTCTTTTTGGTTGAACAAGTAAAAGGAATGTTGGATAAGATTCAACAGAACCTATTCGATGTGGCAAAACAAAAAAGAGATGCCTGCATTGAAGTTGTAAAAACGCGGGATGAGTTTGTAAAACCT GAGGTGGAGAAAGATGTGAAAGCTCGAACAAGGGGTGAGATGGGAGCAGCTAAGTCTCTTTGTACCCCATTCGAACAACCTGAACTCTCAGAAG CACGAGTAAGCAAGCAACATAAGTTATTCAGCTGA